A single window of Archangium gephyra DNA harbors:
- a CDS encoding agmatinase family protein, translating to MPAAFDPSAAASPDSGIFGLPHSPDEAHVVLIPVPFEATTSYGGGTSDGPSAVLEASRQVDLFDVETGRPYERGISLLPEPAEWRAWNTRAKERAVPIVEAGGIDHANAELQAASTEVNQLCEQLHDAVYRTAKEWLAKGKRVGAVGGDHSISFGIIRAHAEKYPGLGVLHLDAHADLRNAYEGFTWSHASIMHNVMERIPGVKSLVQVAIRDMSEDEHRYITASNGRVRAFFDSDINHKRFDGIPWNRQVDAMLEGLPQHVYLSFDIDGLDPTLCPHTGTPVPGGLSFPEAVALIAGVVRSGRTIVGFDLTEVAPDPEGGEWDGNVGARLLYKMIGWMLKSEQRK from the coding sequence ACTCCGGCATCTTCGGCCTCCCCCACTCCCCCGATGAGGCCCACGTCGTCCTCATCCCCGTCCCCTTCGAGGCCACCACCAGCTACGGCGGTGGCACCTCCGACGGCCCCTCCGCCGTCCTCGAGGCCAGCCGCCAGGTCGACCTCTTCGACGTCGAGACCGGCCGCCCCTATGAGCGCGGCATCTCCCTCCTCCCCGAGCCCGCCGAGTGGCGCGCCTGGAACACCCGCGCCAAGGAGCGCGCCGTTCCCATCGTCGAGGCCGGCGGTATCGACCACGCCAACGCCGAGCTCCAGGCCGCCTCCACCGAGGTCAATCAGCTCTGCGAGCAGCTCCACGACGCCGTCTACCGCACCGCCAAGGAGTGGCTCGCCAAGGGCAAGCGCGTCGGCGCCGTCGGAGGAGATCACTCCATCTCCTTCGGCATCATCCGCGCCCACGCGGAGAAGTACCCCGGCCTCGGCGTCCTCCACCTCGACGCCCACGCCGATCTGCGCAACGCCTACGAGGGCTTCACCTGGTCCCACGCCTCCATCATGCACAACGTCATGGAGCGCATCCCCGGCGTGAAGTCGCTCGTCCAGGTCGCCATCCGCGACATGAGCGAGGACGAGCACCGCTACATCACCGCCTCCAACGGCCGCGTCCGCGCCTTCTTCGACTCCGACATCAACCACAAGCGCTTCGACGGCATCCCCTGGAACCGCCAGGTCGATGCCATGCTCGAGGGCCTCCCCCAGCACGTCTACCTGTCCTTCGACATCGACGGGCTCGATCCCACCCTCTGCCCCCACACCGGCACGCCCGTCCCCGGCGGCCTGTCCTTCCCCGAGGCCGTGGCCCTCATCGCCGGGGTCGTCCGCTCCGGCCGCACCATCGTCGGCTTCGACCTCACCGAGGTCGCGCCTGATCCCGAGGGCGGTGAGTGGGATGGCAACGTGGGCGCACGTCTGCTCTACAAGATGATCGGCTGGATGCTGAAGTCCGAGCAGCGCAAGTAG
- a CDS encoding ATP-binding protein translates to MSLVLVADDEPAVLEVLSQVVEDLGHDVIQARDGEEAWNLARARRPNLVVTDHMMPRLSGVDLCRKLKGDEVLGRVPIILLSAVLPHGAPEAHAFLHKPFEITDFETLIRKALEEAPRPKPLEGASAMEALGDWVAKGFEGPLETARAQVERLRAEGKAEAGAVETLGAQLKTLEALTRDFREAAHLAARTVVVVPVVADVSVLLRQKLETWRQRRPEVRWELQLPAAPVETRFDPERLRRVLDGLLGHAVRHGGTVRVELESSPSLVTIRVKDAGPGISDEELGHLFEPFGAGAGLGLYIASELARLHGGGLSVESKKGQGTTLSVMLPRG, encoded by the coding sequence ATGAGTCTCGTCCTTGTCGCGGACGATGAGCCCGCGGTGCTCGAGGTGCTGAGCCAGGTCGTCGAGGACCTGGGGCACGATGTCATCCAGGCCCGTGATGGCGAGGAGGCGTGGAACCTCGCCCGGGCGCGTCGGCCGAATCTGGTGGTCACGGACCACATGATGCCTCGCCTGAGTGGCGTGGACCTGTGTCGCAAGCTCAAGGGCGACGAGGTCCTCGGCCGCGTTCCCATCATCCTGTTGAGCGCGGTTCTCCCACATGGTGCGCCCGAAGCGCATGCCTTCCTGCACAAGCCCTTCGAGATCACGGACTTCGAGACGTTGATCCGCAAGGCGCTGGAGGAGGCGCCCCGGCCGAAGCCGCTGGAGGGGGCGTCGGCGATGGAGGCGCTGGGAGACTGGGTGGCGAAGGGCTTCGAGGGCCCCCTGGAGACGGCGCGGGCGCAGGTGGAGCGGCTGCGGGCGGAGGGGAAGGCGGAGGCGGGGGCGGTGGAGACGCTCGGGGCGCAGCTGAAGACGCTGGAAGCGCTGACGAGGGACTTCCGGGAGGCGGCGCACCTGGCGGCACGCACGGTGGTGGTGGTGCCGGTGGTGGCGGACGTGAGCGTGCTGCTGCGTCAGAAGCTGGAGACGTGGCGGCAGCGGCGTCCCGAGGTGCGCTGGGAGTTGCAGCTGCCGGCGGCGCCGGTGGAGACGCGATTCGATCCGGAGCGGCTGCGCCGGGTGCTGGACGGGCTGCTGGGCCACGCGGTGCGGCACGGGGGCACGGTGCGGGTGGAGCTGGAGTCCTCGCCGTCGCTGGTGACGATCCGGGTGAAGGACGCGGGCCCGGGCATCTCGGACGAGGAGCTGGGGCACCTCTTCGAGCCGTTCGGAGCGGGAGCGGGGCTGGGGCTCTACATCGCCTCGGAGCTGGCGCGGCTGCATGGCGGCGGACTGTCGGTGGAGTCGAAGAAGGGGCAGGGCACCACGTTGAGCGTGATGCTGCCGAGGGGCTGA